A single window of Dermacentor albipictus isolate Rhodes 1998 colony chromosome 1, USDA_Dalb.pri_finalv2, whole genome shotgun sequence DNA harbors:
- the LOC135900082 gene encoding cytochrome b5-like isoform X1, with protein sequence MVVKQSMPSHAFTHFFISRKPLTTSRFSMLDALSSLVAVASTGLQQLGNAAASMVTASSDLAPAASDGAGDGKPKLPWYTLQDVYQHCHQNDLWIVIHNRVYDVTNFLDKHPGGQEILWEHAGRDATFAFMGTGHTREAVSMLQQYCIGILAEEEQLNIFNDMSFQMAVTAQS encoded by the exons ATGGTTGTCAAGCAAAGCATGCCTTCGCATGCATTCACGCACTTCTTTATATCCCGCAAGCCGTTAACTACAAG CCGATTCAGCATGCTGGACGCTCTGAGCTCCCTCGTGGCCGTCGCCAGCACGGGCCTCCAGCAGCTGGGCAACGCGGCGGCGTCCATGGTGACCGCCTCTTCCGACTTGGCGCCGGCCGCAAGTGACGGCGCCGGCGATGGCAAGCCCAAGCTGCCTTGGTACACGCTGCAGGATGTGTACCAGCATTGCCACCAAAATGATCTCTGGATCGTGATTCACAACAGGGTGTACGACGTCACGAACTTCCTGGACAAG CATCCAGGTGGCCAGGAGATCCTGTGGGAGCATGCAGGCAGGGACGCCACCTTCGCATTCATGGGCACCGGCCACACCCGAGAAGCGGTCAGCATGCTGCAGCAGTACTGCATCGGCATCCTAGCCGAG GAGGAACAGCTGAATATATTCAACGACATGTCCTTTCAAATGGCCGTGACGGCACAGTCATAA
- the LOC135900082 gene encoding uncharacterized protein isoform X2, translated as MTHSCGIYGHRETAFEGRFSMLDALSSLVAVASTGLQQLGNAAASMVTASSDLAPAASDGAGDGKPKLPWYTLQDVYQHCHQNDLWIVIHNRVYDVTNFLDKHPGGQEILWEHAGRDATFAFMGTGHTREAVSMLQQYCIGILAEEEQLNIFNDMSFQMAVTAQS; from the exons CCGATTCAGCATGCTGGACGCTCTGAGCTCCCTCGTGGCCGTCGCCAGCACGGGCCTCCAGCAGCTGGGCAACGCGGCGGCGTCCATGGTGACCGCCTCTTCCGACTTGGCGCCGGCCGCAAGTGACGGCGCCGGCGATGGCAAGCCCAAGCTGCCTTGGTACACGCTGCAGGATGTGTACCAGCATTGCCACCAAAATGATCTCTGGATCGTGATTCACAACAGGGTGTACGACGTCACGAACTTCCTGGACAAG CATCCAGGTGGCCAGGAGATCCTGTGGGAGCATGCAGGCAGGGACGCCACCTTCGCATTCATGGGCACCGGCCACACCCGAGAAGCGGTCAGCATGCTGCAGCAGTACTGCATCGGCATCCTAGCCGAG GAGGAACAGCTGAATATATTCAACGACATGTCCTTTCAAATGGCCGTGACGGCACAGTCATAA
- the LOC135900082 gene encoding uncharacterized protein isoform X3: MSSKGHNVSPEITSQSRFSMLDALSSLVAVASTGLQQLGNAAASMVTASSDLAPAASDGAGDGKPKLPWYTLQDVYQHCHQNDLWIVIHNRVYDVTNFLDKHPGGQEILWEHAGRDATFAFMGTGHTREAVSMLQQYCIGILAEEEQLNIFNDMSFQMAVTAQS; the protein is encoded by the exons CCGATTCAGCATGCTGGACGCTCTGAGCTCCCTCGTGGCCGTCGCCAGCACGGGCCTCCAGCAGCTGGGCAACGCGGCGGCGTCCATGGTGACCGCCTCTTCCGACTTGGCGCCGGCCGCAAGTGACGGCGCCGGCGATGGCAAGCCCAAGCTGCCTTGGTACACGCTGCAGGATGTGTACCAGCATTGCCACCAAAATGATCTCTGGATCGTGATTCACAACAGGGTGTACGACGTCACGAACTTCCTGGACAAG CATCCAGGTGGCCAGGAGATCCTGTGGGAGCATGCAGGCAGGGACGCCACCTTCGCATTCATGGGCACCGGCCACACCCGAGAAGCGGTCAGCATGCTGCAGCAGTACTGCATCGGCATCCTAGCCGAG GAGGAACAGCTGAATATATTCAACGACATGTCCTTTCAAATGGCCGTGACGGCACAGTCATAA
- the LOC135900082 gene encoding cytochrome b5-like isoform X4, with the protein MLDALSSLVAVASTGLQQLGNAAASMVTASSDLAPAASDGAGDGKPKLPWYTLQDVYQHCHQNDLWIVIHNRVYDVTNFLDKHPGGQEILWEHAGRDATFAFMGTGHTREAVSMLQQYCIGILAEEEQLNIFNDMSFQMAVTAQS; encoded by the exons ATGCTGGACGCTCTGAGCTCCCTCGTGGCCGTCGCCAGCACGGGCCTCCAGCAGCTGGGCAACGCGGCGGCGTCCATGGTGACCGCCTCTTCCGACTTGGCGCCGGCCGCAAGTGACGGCGCCGGCGATGGCAAGCCCAAGCTGCCTTGGTACACGCTGCAGGATGTGTACCAGCATTGCCACCAAAATGATCTCTGGATCGTGATTCACAACAGGGTGTACGACGTCACGAACTTCCTGGACAAG CATCCAGGTGGCCAGGAGATCCTGTGGGAGCATGCAGGCAGGGACGCCACCTTCGCATTCATGGGCACCGGCCACACCCGAGAAGCGGTCAGCATGCTGCAGCAGTACTGCATCGGCATCCTAGCCGAG GAGGAACAGCTGAATATATTCAACGACATGTCCTTTCAAATGGCCGTGACGGCACAGTCATAA